One part of the Lapillicoccus jejuensis genome encodes these proteins:
- a CDS encoding gluconeogenesis factor YvcK family protein, whose product MTDPRVAALGGGHGLASSLAALKLVTERVTAVVTVADDGGSSGRLRDELGVLPPGDLRMALAALCDDSTWGHTWRDVLQHRFAGEGALAGHALGNLLIVSLWDLLGDTVGGLDLVGRLLNSRGRVLPMAAVPLAIEAEVLGPDGAVHTVHGQHRVATARGQVRAVRLLPEDPECPPETLQAVQDADWVVLGPGSWFTSVLPHVLVPSLREALATTRARKLLNLNLELHTDETKGYRASDHLASLARHAPGLTLDVVLADPSCLGDDGDPRAARAELEAAARELGAELVVSTVSRTSHRGQHDSLRLAAAYRDVFG is encoded by the coding sequence GTGACCGACCCCCGCGTCGCCGCCCTCGGCGGCGGGCACGGCCTCGCCTCGTCGCTGGCCGCGCTCAAGCTCGTCACCGAGCGGGTCACCGCCGTCGTCACCGTCGCCGACGACGGCGGCTCGTCCGGGCGGCTGCGCGACGAGCTCGGCGTGCTGCCGCCCGGTGACCTGCGGATGGCCCTCGCCGCCCTGTGCGACGACTCCACCTGGGGCCACACGTGGCGCGACGTCCTCCAGCACCGCTTCGCGGGCGAGGGCGCGCTCGCCGGCCACGCGCTGGGCAACCTGCTCATCGTCTCGCTGTGGGACCTGCTGGGCGACACCGTCGGCGGGCTCGACCTCGTCGGCCGGCTGCTCAACTCGCGCGGCCGCGTCCTGCCGATGGCCGCCGTGCCGCTGGCCATCGAGGCGGAGGTCCTCGGCCCCGACGGCGCCGTGCACACGGTCCACGGCCAGCACCGCGTGGCGACCGCGCGGGGCCAGGTCCGGGCGGTGCGGCTGCTCCCGGAGGACCCCGAGTGCCCCCCCGAGACGCTGCAGGCCGTCCAGGACGCCGACTGGGTCGTCCTCGGCCCCGGGTCGTGGTTCACCTCGGTGCTGCCGCACGTCCTCGTCCCCTCGCTGCGCGAGGCGCTGGCGACGACCCGCGCGCGCAAGCTGCTCAACCTCAACCTCGAGCTGCACACCGACGAGACCAAGGGCTACCGGGCCAGCGACCACCTCGCCTCGCTCGCCCGTCACGCGCCGGGGCTCACCCTCGACGTCGTCCTCGCCGACCCGTCCTGCCTGGGCGACGACGGCGACCCGCGGGCGGCGCGGGCCGAGCTCGAGGCCGCGGCCCGCGAGCTCGGCGCCGAGCTCGTCGTCTCGACGGTCTCGCGCACCAGCCACCGGGGTCAGCACGACTCCCTGCGCCTCGCCGCGGCCTACCGCGACGTGTTCGGCTAG
- the whiA gene encoding DNA-binding protein WhiA translates to MAMTAKVKDELSRLPVTKPCCRKAEVAATLRFAGGLHIVGGQIVVEAELDTAMAARRLRGFIGEVYGHRADILVMSAGGLRKGSRWVVRVDQDGATLARQTGLVDSRGRPVRGLPPKVVSGSACDAEAAWRGAFLAHGSLTMPGRSSSLEVTCPGPEAALALVGAARRLGIQAKAREVRGVDRVVIRDGDAIAAMLTRLGAHDAVLAWEEGRMRREVRATANRLANFDDANLRRSARAAVAAGARVERALEILAEDVPEHLREAGRLRLEHKQASLEELGQLASPPMTKDAVAGRIRRLLAMADKKAEDLGIPSTEASLTADMLD, encoded by the coding sequence ATGGCGATGACGGCCAAGGTGAAGGACGAGCTGAGCCGTCTGCCGGTGACGAAGCCGTGCTGTCGCAAGGCGGAAGTGGCTGCCACCCTGCGGTTCGCCGGCGGCCTGCACATCGTCGGCGGCCAGATCGTCGTCGAGGCCGAGCTCGACACCGCGATGGCGGCGCGCCGGCTGCGCGGCTTCATCGGCGAGGTCTACGGCCACCGCGCCGACATCCTCGTCATGTCCGCCGGCGGCCTGCGCAAGGGCAGCCGCTGGGTCGTGCGCGTCGACCAGGACGGCGCGACCCTCGCCCGGCAGACCGGGCTCGTCGACTCCCGCGGCCGCCCCGTGCGCGGCCTGCCGCCCAAGGTCGTCAGCGGCTCGGCCTGCGACGCCGAGGCCGCCTGGCGCGGGGCCTTCCTCGCGCACGGCTCGCTGACCATGCCCGGCCGCTCGTCCTCGCTCGAGGTGACCTGCCCCGGTCCGGAGGCCGCGCTCGCCCTCGTCGGCGCAGCGCGCCGGCTCGGCATCCAGGCCAAGGCGCGCGAGGTGCGCGGCGTCGACCGGGTCGTCATCCGCGACGGCGACGCCATCGCCGCCATGCTCACCCGGCTGGGCGCCCACGACGCGGTCCTGGCCTGGGAGGAGGGGCGGATGCGCCGCGAGGTGCGCGCCACCGCCAACCGCCTCGCCAACTTCGACGACGCCAACCTGCGCCGCTCCGCCCGGGCCGCCGTCGCCGCCGGCGCCCGCGTGGAGCGCGCCCTCGAGATCCTCGCCGAGGACGTGCCGGAGCACCTGCGCGAGGCCGGACGGCTGCGCCTGGAGCACAAGCAGGCCTCGCTCGAGGAGCTCGGTCAGCTGGCGTCGCCCCCGATGACCAAGGACGCCGTCGCCGGCCGGATCCGCCGCCTGCTGGCGATGGCCGACAAGAAGGCCGAGGACCTCGGCATCCCGAGCACCGAGGCCAGCCTCACCGCCGACATGCTGGACTGA
- the gap gene encoding type I glyceraldehyde-3-phosphate dehydrogenase: MTVRVGINGFGRIGRNFYRAAQAAGADIEIVGVNDLTDNATLAHLLKYDSILGRLDGEVSSSADEISVDGKAFKAFAERDPGALKWGDLGADVVIESTGLFTDATKAKVHADNGAKKVIISAPAKNEDVTVVMGVNHDQYDPATHTVISNASCTTNCLAPMAKALNDELTIVKGLMTTIHAYTQDQNLQDGPHKDLRRARAAALNIVPTSTGAAKAIGLVLPELKGKLDGFALRVPVPTGSATDLTFEAGRETTVEEVNATVKAAADGALKGYLKYTEDPIVSSDIVTDPHSCIFDAGLTKVIGNQVKVVGWYDNEWGYSNRLVDLVALVGKDL; the protein is encoded by the coding sequence ATGACCGTCCGCGTAGGGATCAACGGCTTCGGCCGCATCGGCCGCAACTTCTACCGCGCGGCGCAGGCCGCGGGGGCCGACATCGAGATCGTCGGCGTCAACGACCTCACCGACAACGCCACCCTGGCCCACCTGCTCAAGTACGACTCGATCCTCGGCCGCCTCGACGGCGAGGTCTCCTCGAGCGCCGACGAGATCTCCGTCGACGGCAAGGCGTTCAAGGCCTTCGCCGAGCGCGACCCGGGCGCCCTGAAGTGGGGCGACCTCGGCGCCGACGTCGTCATCGAGTCGACCGGCCTGTTCACCGACGCCACCAAGGCCAAGGTGCACGCCGACAACGGGGCCAAGAAGGTCATCATCTCCGCCCCGGCGAAGAACGAGGACGTCACCGTCGTCATGGGCGTCAACCACGACCAGTACGACCCGGCGACGCACACCGTCATCTCCAACGCGTCGTGCACGACGAACTGCCTCGCCCCGATGGCCAAGGCCCTCAACGACGAGCTGACCATCGTCAAGGGCCTCATGACGACGATCCACGCCTACACGCAGGACCAGAACCTGCAGGACGGCCCGCACAAGGACCTGCGCCGCGCCCGCGCCGCGGCCCTCAACATCGTCCCGACCTCGACCGGCGCGGCCAAGGCCATCGGCCTGGTCCTGCCGGAGCTCAAGGGCAAGCTCGACGGCTTCGCGCTGCGCGTGCCGGTGCCGACGGGCTCGGCCACCGACCTCACCTTCGAGGCCGGCCGCGAGACGACCGTCGAGGAGGTCAACGCGACGGTCAAGGCCGCCGCCGACGGCGCGCTCAAGGGCTACCTCAAGTACACCGAGGACCCCATCGTCTCCAGCGACATCGTCACCGACCCGCACTCGTGCATCTTCGACGCGGGCCTGACCAAGGTCATCGGCAACCAGGTCAAGGTCGTCGGCTGGTACGACAACGAGTGGGGCTACTCCAACCGCCTCGTCGACCTCGTCGCGCTCGTCGGCAAGGACCTCTGA